CGGCCACCGTTTTCGCCGGCGTGGTCACATGGACATCGACGCCCTCGATCCGGTGCGTTTCGACCCCGTGCGTCAGCGCCGCGCCGGAGAAGCGGACGAAATTCAGCGGCAGATCGCGGATGTGCGGTTTTCGCGCGGTTCGGTCGATGGCGACCCAGACCTGCCACGGGTTCTGCGTCCCAAGTTCATGAAAGCGCAGCGCCGTCAGCAGGCAGATCACGCCGTCCGGGACAAGTTTGGCCAGCCGCGCGAGGTAATGGTGGTGCGTGACCTCGTGCTCCTCGGACATGTACAGGCCGCGGGCCACGCGACGCAGATATCCGCGCTCCACAAGTCGCGTTAGCGTCATGCGTGGGATGCCGTACCCGTCCAGATCGCGAGCGCGAACGAACTGCCTGTCGGCGATGAGTCTTTCGAGTTTTTCCGTATTGGCGACCATGTGTTCCGTTTTGTCTGCATATTTAAAAATATGCATACGTATCGTAACACACCGATTCCTTCGACGAAAGACGGCGTCCAGCAGGTTGTCGTTTCACTCCTGATGATCGTACTCCCCGCGCGCGAGGCTGTGGCGCTGGGGGTCCCAAGCGTCGCCCAGGTAGTCATCGGGCACCGGCACGTCGAACGGCGTGGCGTACCGCCCCGGGCGCATCAGGTAGGCGTCGGTCTGGTAAGACAGGACGTTCATCTTGTCTTCGAGCCGTTTGCGGCAGCGCTCGATCGCGGCTTCGTCCGCGCCGTCCGGAACGATGACGTGATCCGGGTCCATCGCGCACACGAAACGCGCGAACGGCTTGGGTATCACCGTGCCGTCCCACGTTTTCGGCCGCCAGCATGGCCACACCGCCGCGGCCGACGGAACGATCGGAACGCCCGAGCGCGCCGCGAGGATCACCGTCCCCATCTTGCATCGCTGCGCCGGGCCTTTGGGCGCGTCGCACGCGAGCGCGCAGTCGTACCCTTCGCGCGAAAGATCGACGATCTCCGCGAGCGCCTCGCGCCCGAAGCGCGTGCTTGATCCGCGCGGCGCGCAATATCCCAGCCGCCGGATAAGGCCGGCCGCCCACTCGCCGTCCTTGCTGCGGCTCGCGATGCACGCGGGA
This DNA window, taken from bacterium, encodes the following:
- a CDS encoding lysophospholipid acyltransferase family protein, whose amino-acid sequence is MAEKLTYKRKNLPRKRMPSENFPVPFWYRAMAWIGTWILSLIMRAIYATCRYEHHGTEAEIRMKQKYHRAVYAAWHRDLLQLMYVGRRRRNGLYNPACIASRSKDGEWAAGLIRRLGYCAPRGSSTRFGREALAEIVDLSREGYDCALACDAPKGPAQRCKMGTVILAARSGVPIVPSAAAVWPCWRPKTWDGTVIPKPFARFVCAMDPDHVIVPDGADEAAIERCRKRLEDKMNVLSYQTDAYLMRPGRYATPFDVPVPDDYLGDAWDPQRHSLARGEYDHQE
- a CDS encoding type IV toxin-antitoxin system AbiEi family antitoxin domain-containing protein codes for the protein MVANTEKLERLIADRQFVRARDLDGYGIPRMTLTRLVERGYLRRVARGLYMSEEHEVTHHHYLARLAKLVPDGVICLLTALRFHELGTQNPWQVWVAIDRTARKPHIRDLPLNFVRFSGAALTHGVETHRIEGVDVHVTTPAKTVADCFKYRNKVGLDVATEALWDFRRDRRGTIDDLLAAARVCRVEKIIMPFIQMTI